In Drosophila santomea strain STO CAGO 1482 chromosome 3L, Prin_Dsan_1.1, whole genome shotgun sequence, a single window of DNA contains:
- the LOC120449611 gene encoding zygotic gap protein knirps isoform X2: MNQTCKVCGEPAAGFHFGAFTCEGCKSFFGRSYNNISTISECKNEGKCIIDKKNRTTCKACRLRKCYNVGMSKGGSRYGRRSNWFKIHCLLQEHEQAAAAAGKAPPTAGGVSVGGAPSASSPVGSPHTPGFGDMAAHLHHHHQQQQQQVPRHPHMPLLGYPSYLPDPSAALPFFSMMGGVPHQSPFQLPPHLLFPGYHASAAAAAASAADAAYRQEMYKHRQSVDSVESQNRFSPASQPPVVQPTSSARQSPIDVCLEEDVQSVHSHQSSASLLHPIAIRATPTTPTTSSSPLSFAAKMQSLSPVSVCSIGGETTSVAPVHPPTASAQEGPMDLSMKTSRSSVHSFNDSGSEDHEVEAAPRRKFYQLEAECLTTSSNSSSHSGAHSPNTTTTHAEVKRQKLGGAEATHFGGFAVAHNAASAMRGIFVCV, encoded by the exons ATGAACCAGACATGCAAAGTGTGCGGTGAGCCGGCGGCGGGCTTCCATTTTGGCGCCTTCACCTGCGAGGGCTGCAAG TCCTTCTTCGGCCGATCGTACAACAACATCAGCACCATCAGCGAGTGCAAGAACGAGGGCAAGTGCATCATCGACAAGAAGAACCGCACCACCTGCAAGGCGTGCCGCTTGAGGAAGTGCTACAACGTGGGCATGTCGAAGGGAGGATCCCGCTACGGACGTCGCTCCAACTGGTTCAAGATCCACTGCCTGCTGCAGGAGCACGAACAGGCCGCCGCAGCGGCGGGCAAGGCGCCTCCAACAGCGGGTGGCGTATCGGTGGGTGGTGCCCCGTCGGCCTCCTCCCCGGTGGGCTCGCCACACACACCCGGATTCGGAGACATGGCCGCCCATctgcaccaccatcatcagcagcagcaacagcaggtgCCGCGTCATCCACATATGCCTCTGCTGGGCTATCCCAGCTATCTGCCCGATCCATCCGCCGCCCTGCCCTTCTTCAGCATGATGGGTGGTGTGCCGCACCAGTCGCCCTTCCAGCTGCCCCCGCACCTCCTCTTCCCCGGCTACCACGCCAgtgctgccgctgcagcggcTTCTGCTGCGGATGCCGCTTACCGCCAGGAGATGTACAAGCACCGCCAGAGCGTGGATTCCGTTGAGTCGCAGAACCGCTTCAGTCCCGCCAGCCAGCCACCAGTGGTGCAGCCCACCTCCTCGGCCCGCCAGTCGCCCATCGATGTCTGCTTGGAGGAGGACGTTCAGTCCGTGCATAGCCATCAGTCATCCGCAAGCCTCCTGCACCCCATTGCCATCCGAGCCACGCCTACCACTCCTACGACTAGCAGCAGCCCCCTGAGTTTCGCGGCCAAGATGCAGAGCTTGTCGCCCGTTTCGGTGTGCTCCATTGGAGGCGAAACCACCAGCGTTGCGCCAGTGCATCCCCCCACTGCTTCCGCCCAAGAAGGACCAATGGATCTGAGCATGAAGACCTCAAGGAGCTCCGTGCACAGCTTCAACGACAGCGGCTCCGAGGATCACGAAGTGGAGGCGGCTCCGCGCCGGAAGTTCTACCAACTGGAGGCCGAGTGCCtgaccaccagcagcaacagttccTCCCACTCCGGCGCCCACTCACcgaacaccaccaccacccatgCAGAAGTCAAGCGGCAGAAGTTGGGTGGTGCAGAGGCCACTCACTTCGGTGGCTTCGCGGTGGCCCACAATGCGGCTAGTGCCATGAGGGGAATATTCGTGTGTGTCTAA
- the LOC120449611 gene encoding zygotic gap protein knirps isoform X1, which yields MVFNLMNQTCKVCGEPAAGFHFGAFTCEGCKSFFGRSYNNISTISECKNEGKCIIDKKNRTTCKACRLRKCYNVGMSKGGSRYGRRSNWFKIHCLLQEHEQAAAAAGKAPPTAGGVSVGGAPSASSPVGSPHTPGFGDMAAHLHHHHQQQQQQVPRHPHMPLLGYPSYLPDPSAALPFFSMMGGVPHQSPFQLPPHLLFPGYHASAAAAAASAADAAYRQEMYKHRQSVDSVESQNRFSPASQPPVVQPTSSARQSPIDVCLEEDVQSVHSHQSSASLLHPIAIRATPTTPTTSSSPLSFAAKMQSLSPVSVCSIGGETTSVAPVHPPTASAQEGPMDLSMKTSRSSVHSFNDSGSEDHEVEAAPRRKFYQLEAECLTTSSNSSSHSGAHSPNTTTTHAEVKRQKLGGAEATHFGGFAVAHNAASAMRGIFVCV from the exons ATGGTGTTCAACTTG ATGAACCAGACATGCAAAGTGTGCGGTGAGCCGGCGGCGGGCTTCCATTTTGGCGCCTTCACCTGCGAGGGCTGCAAG TCCTTCTTCGGCCGATCGTACAACAACATCAGCACCATCAGCGAGTGCAAGAACGAGGGCAAGTGCATCATCGACAAGAAGAACCGCACCACCTGCAAGGCGTGCCGCTTGAGGAAGTGCTACAACGTGGGCATGTCGAAGGGAGGATCCCGCTACGGACGTCGCTCCAACTGGTTCAAGATCCACTGCCTGCTGCAGGAGCACGAACAGGCCGCCGCAGCGGCGGGCAAGGCGCCTCCAACAGCGGGTGGCGTATCGGTGGGTGGTGCCCCGTCGGCCTCCTCCCCGGTGGGCTCGCCACACACACCCGGATTCGGAGACATGGCCGCCCATctgcaccaccatcatcagcagcagcaacagcaggtgCCGCGTCATCCACATATGCCTCTGCTGGGCTATCCCAGCTATCTGCCCGATCCATCCGCCGCCCTGCCCTTCTTCAGCATGATGGGTGGTGTGCCGCACCAGTCGCCCTTCCAGCTGCCCCCGCACCTCCTCTTCCCCGGCTACCACGCCAgtgctgccgctgcagcggcTTCTGCTGCGGATGCCGCTTACCGCCAGGAGATGTACAAGCACCGCCAGAGCGTGGATTCCGTTGAGTCGCAGAACCGCTTCAGTCCCGCCAGCCAGCCACCAGTGGTGCAGCCCACCTCCTCGGCCCGCCAGTCGCCCATCGATGTCTGCTTGGAGGAGGACGTTCAGTCCGTGCATAGCCATCAGTCATCCGCAAGCCTCCTGCACCCCATTGCCATCCGAGCCACGCCTACCACTCCTACGACTAGCAGCAGCCCCCTGAGTTTCGCGGCCAAGATGCAGAGCTTGTCGCCCGTTTCGGTGTGCTCCATTGGAGGCGAAACCACCAGCGTTGCGCCAGTGCATCCCCCCACTGCTTCCGCCCAAGAAGGACCAATGGATCTGAGCATGAAGACCTCAAGGAGCTCCGTGCACAGCTTCAACGACAGCGGCTCCGAGGATCACGAAGTGGAGGCGGCTCCGCGCCGGAAGTTCTACCAACTGGAGGCCGAGTGCCtgaccaccagcagcaacagttccTCCCACTCCGGCGCCCACTCACcgaacaccaccaccacccatgCAGAAGTCAAGCGGCAGAAGTTGGGTGGTGCAGAGGCCACTCACTTCGGTGGCTTCGCGGTGGCCCACAATGCGGCTAGTGCCATGAGGGGAATATTCGTGTGTGTCTAA